From a single Calothrix sp. NIES-2098 genomic region:
- a CDS encoding putative WD40-like Beta Propeller encodes MLTLNNRPVICTLFLGILLSLTSCASKNFTAAKAEITAQKSSIVQRKVIDLTPKIKLAEEPQWSPDGKQIAFMSLDNPGNEEIYVMNADGSNLKNLTKNKIKDRSPVWSPDSKKIAFLSGRDGNPEVYVMNADGSRQTNLTKNPAGDYPYVWSPDGKKIAFGSRRENNDYEIYAIDSDGSNIKRITKNPGYDSVLSWSPDGKKIAFLSGRDGNEEIYVMNADASNQTRLTKDPNNNAGAVWSPDSKKIAYHSSPEPFNNNGYIYVINADGSGNTQLTNKGISQNPAWSPDGKRIVFESNRDENSDIYVMNADGSSEIRLTTNKSRDSRPVWSPDGKQIAYECFQNGQSHICRLKI; translated from the coding sequence ATGCTTACATTAAATAACCGCCCTGTCATCTGTACTTTATTCTTAGGAATTCTACTTAGCCTTACTAGCTGTGCTAGCAAGAATTTCACAGCAGCTAAAGCTGAAATTACTGCTCAAAAATCTTCTATTGTCCAGCGCAAAGTAATCGATTTAACTCCCAAAATTAAGCTTGCTGAAGAACCGCAGTGGTCGCCAGATGGCAAGCAAATTGCTTTTATGAGCTTGGACAATCCTGGTAATGAAGAAATTTATGTGATGAATGCTGATGGTTCAAATTTAAAGAATCTTACCAAAAATAAAATCAAGGATCGCTCTCCTGTTTGGTCGCCAGATAGTAAGAAAATTGCTTTTCTTTCGGGACGTGATGGCAATCCTGAAGTTTATGTGATGAATGCTGATGGTTCTAGACAAACCAATTTAACTAAAAATCCTGCTGGTGATTATCCTTATGTTTGGTCGCCAGATGGCAAAAAAATTGCCTTTGGTTCTCGTCGGGAAAATAATGATTATGAAATATACGCGATCGATTCTGATGGCTCTAATATTAAGAGAATCACCAAAAATCCTGGTTATGATTCTGTGCTTTCTTGGTCGCCAGATGGTAAAAAAATTGCCTTTCTTTCTGGACGTGATGGGAACGAAGAAATCTATGTGATGAATGCTGATGCTTCTAACCAAACTCGATTAACTAAAGATCCAAATAATAATGCAGGCGCAGTTTGGTCTCCAGATAGTAAGAAGATTGCTTATCATTCTAGTCCTGAACCTTTCAATAACAATGGTTACATTTATGTAATTAATGCTGATGGTTCTGGTAACACTCAGCTGACAAATAAAGGGATCTCTCAAAACCCAGCTTGGTCTCCCGATGGTAAACGAATTGTCTTTGAATCTAATCGGGATGAGAATTCAGATATTTATGTAATGAACGCTGATGGTTCTAGTGAAATTAGATTAACTACCAATAAAAGTAGAGATTCACGTCCAGTTTGGTCGCCTGATGGTAAACAAATAGCTTATGAGTGCTTTCAAAATGGACAATCGCATATTTGTCGGCTGAAAATCTAA